The window tgtgATTATTGAGATGTATAATTCTGTGATTCATTGGACATTTGTATGGATCTAAGATGTATaatgtgtgatgtatttgatttgttttgtattttttaggatttatgatgtatttaatttgtgtgtatGAATAACTTCAAGATTTGTGATGTAGAGTTAGGATGTTATTTGATTTGGGGTTTTAGGGTTTGATTTGGGTATGTGCATGCCACTCAATtcaggagaaaataaaaaagaaaaaaaaaagaaaaggggaccatCTGGACTGTCTCTCTTTAATAACGGTTgttgttatcaaccgggactaaagatacccatatttagtcccggattactactcccggttggaaacccgggactaaaaggggttaccaaccgggagtaaagaaggTTTGTCCACAGTGGACATCTATTATAGATTAAATGCATGTACATGGTTGTCGCCACCACACAGCCAATAGATAGACTCATGTCGACAGCAAATGCTAATCTAGCCAAGATTTGTTGATGTACTAGAGTAGCCAAGATAAAATTGGATTTTccacaaattaaattaaaatggTTTCATTTAACTTATGGATTGATTTTGACAGTTAGAAATTTTCTTGGAGGAAACATCGTGGATAGTTACAACTAGTCTTTAGCTACGTGCACACACTTCCTTCACATcacctagattttttttattttaaacatACAAATTAAATCTTAATTCGCACGGCATTACATTACtgcaagagaagagaggaacaTTGGCTACAATGCAGAGCAAGAAGGTTGCcaagaaaaacaaaagtaaaaaaaaaaatccatcaatCCCACGAAAAAAGATGTCAATAACATCACTGGAAACATTAAGGGTGtctttgaggagaaggggattggagagattgggaagatacgcaaaacgatgtgagccattagcacatgattaattgagtattaactattttaaacttcaaaaatggattaatatgattttttaaagcaactttcctatagaattttttttgtaaaaaacgcaccgtttagtagtttgggaaacgtgcgcacggaaaacgagatACTTTTCTCTCTCAGTCCCCTGGATCGCCCAGGAACGAACGAAGCCTAAATCGTGTTGACTATACCTAGCACCGACACTGTTTCGAGTTCTCAACGGCGCAGCTGCtattaaaatttttgaaaatgaaaatttttgatgGTAAGagaaatgaaaatttttcagtgtcacatcggatgtttgaccggatgtcggaaggggtttttggacacgaatgaaaaaactaatttcataactcgcctggaaaccgcgagacaaatcttttgagcctaattaatctgtcattagcacatcatggactaatcatagactaattatggctaatcatggactaattaggctcaaaagattcgtcttgcgatttacatgcaaactatgcaattagttttttctttttatctatatttaatactctatacatatgtccaaagattcgatgtgatgtttttgggaaaaatttttgggaactaaacagcccCATAATCTCAGTATTCTTGCGTCAAGTTTGGTATGTGATGTCATTCTCCGCTGTAGCTAGCCCATCTCACGAAGAGTTCGTTGGGGAGCAGGGTTTAACTTACCAGGGAAAGAAAGTTACACAAGTGAATAGTGAGAAAAATCAGATGAAATTGAACACAAAGTTAAATTTTTGTCTCATTTCTTTTGAGCttgatgggggggggggggttaaagAATCATTGCCATTATCATACCACGGTGGTAACGTCAGTTATCACGGTAAATGATGGTAAGAGAAACTCTAGCTAGGGCAGGGTGAGACCGATGGTAAGGAAAACTCTAGCCAGGGGCCGGTGGGGCAGCTAGGGTTGGATCACCATTATTATTGGTTAAATGTAAATACTTCCCGTATATTTGGAACCTCAAAGTTTTTCAAATATAATTAAGGGATTTTATTAAAGCACAGATTGCACTACATTACATCTCTGCTCTCTACTTTTAGCATACGTCTAAAATTTGCTAAATTACAAGCCATAAAAGAGTAGGTGACACCATGACATGGAAATTCCTGCTTCCCTCGGAAAATAAACTACTCATAGAAGGGGCAACACCTACCTACTATCCAAATCACAGGAAAACATTTCAAACATATCTTGCATATTATAATTCTAGATCAACGCCTCGACCATCTAGTTGTTTAGATTATCCATGATATATAACAGATATGTATAAATAAAGCCGAAGGCCAAAACTGGTAGAGATTAGCCCAAAGTAATTGTGACGGCATACGATGACCTGCATCGAAAGCAACATATTAATGTCAATAATAAACCTGTGTCTTTGTCGCGCACATGGTCGCAAAGCAAATTAATTCTAAAAAGAGGCAAAACACATCTAATAGCTATGTATATATAGTTGGGTAATCTCCTtttcataattaattaagcctAAATTGGCATTGGCCATTGGGCATTGGCCCAGTCAATCGAGTGTGGATCAAGATCAAATACAGCAATTGTGAAAAAAGCAGGGACAAGGACGTACGTTATGCTGTGGAGTATATATGAAATGTTGGCTGCTTTATGCGTGCATGTGCATGGGTCTCCTTAATTGGCTGGGACCTATATAATTAACAACGGAGGTTTTGGAGCCTTGGGTTGTCATTCCATTTTCATTATATATCTTACAAAAAAATGCATCTCCTACTTAGTGAAAATGATATATATAGTTTAGGTTACTACTAATAcggatcatatatataatttactccCAAAATGCTCTTTTTGATTTCAGTTTCTGATTGAGCGTACGCACAGGTACGCTACCTTCATCTCTAATTAATAATGGGACTTAGCTCAATATAGAGCAGATAattgaacaaaatatatatggatTGTCAACTTGATTagagagataaattaaatgttttaagaaataaatttaatatgtaATAACTTAAAACAATTAGTCTAAACAATATAATAGCAAAAAGTTTgttgagaaaatatattttctaagtGTGGAGCAAATAATCCGTTTCTcaataatccaaaaaaaacttagTATACGAGATATATTGCTGATAGATGCATAATTGAAAACCAGCTAATTAAAACAAAGCTGTAGTTAACTAAAATGTGGCACGAATAACAAACTTTATACTACATGGCAACAGTTATATCGTTTTGCAAGAGAGTAAAACTAAAATTGAAAAGATAATTATATATAGGTGGTATTTTAAGATATAGTTAAAGCACGAAAAATAAACTATCAGTGcatgattatttgagttttaattattataagttcaaaaaataatcaaattttatataaaaaattttcgcacgtaatatactagtatatatttagcagtttaaaaaatatCCTAATAAAATATTGAGGTAAAATCTGTATGTTAATCCGAACGATAACCAAAAGAGCAGTGAATACGTGTTTGGCACGATCAAACTAATAGTACACTTGCAACAAATACCATCGCGACAAATATATTTTCACACAGTAGAAAAACTAGGGTTCTAAATCACTAGAGATCGAACCGAACCTTCGTCCCCGGCCGGTGGCCATATATGCCAAAATCCCCGGCAGCTAAGCTAACAAGGTATAGCCAGGTGCGTGCATGTATAAAGCAGAAACACGGCTCTCCAGCCGTACACAACTCTCACCAAAGAGTAACCAACTCCGCAAGCCAGAGGTAACAAGGCGGACACGCCTTCCCCGCCTCGCTACCCTCCAAAAACTCGATCTCTCCTACCACCCACCGCTAGCTTACTGctgccgtcgcgccgcgcgccacgcaACCCATATATCCTCCTTCACACGCGCgcggaagagagaaaaaaaaaatcctataaacCCGAGACGCGCCGGCGCTCCCTCGCCCACAAAAAACCGTAAAAAACCAAGTACTCCCTCCTCCATCGCTCGCacgccgtcgcgcgcgcgcacgcacgcacgtcgCCTCCCTCTCCTACACACGCTCGCCCGCCTCTTCCCCGCCAAACAAACCACCCCCCAAATCTTTTCCTCCCTACCCACTATATACGCCAAGAAAACGCATACAAAcaactcctcttcttcttcctagcttcctccccttcctcctcctagTTCGTGGACACTAGTACGATGGTTGGGCCGATCGTGATAGCGTCGGCGGGGCTGGGGATGCTGGCGGGGGTGGCCATGGCGAACCGgaccatgggcggcggcggcgacgggcggcagctgccggcggcgtcgaggtggGACGCGCGGCCACGGTGCGCCacgtgcggcggcagcggccgcgtCGACTGCCTCTGCAACCGCTGGTCCGACGGCGACTCCGGCTGCCGCACCTGCGCCGGCTCCGGCCGGATGCCCTGCCGCAGCTGCGGCGGCTCCGGCACCGGCAGGCCGCTCCCCGCCCGCCTCATCGcccgcggccaccaccaccaccacaacccgccgccgtcgtcagcgccgGGACGAGGCGGTGACTACAGCTGATGATAGCCAAGCCAAGAAGacaaaaaagtatatatatgtacatgtccATATTCATGTGTGGAtcttgattatatatatacatatatgtatatatgtatcgaTCTTCATCGTCGATACTGCTTGCTCATCTACAAGATCGACTATGCATATGTTCTTGTGTTGTTCGAGTTGGGATTGTTAAGTTGAATTTACACAACTCAAGAAGATGTGGGGAAAGAAAAAGGAGCTGGGGCGAGAAGCCGACAACTGCAGGTTCATCAAGTTAGAGGCCATGGAGAGATGAAGATAGGgggatagctagctagctaggcaagTGATCAGTTTTGTTGGCCAAGGGAAAGTTGTAGTTCATTGTTGTGGCTGTAATATATATGCATAGAATTCGTTATTATAAAGATTAATTTCCAGATTTGGATCTTCATGATGAGCTCTTTCTTCATCTCCTTGCATATATATAGGTGGTGTCAATTTCTTGTTCAGCTTATAgcatatgtcatctaccaaatcTTTCTGCATATAGTGCATATGCTAGGTGCATAATTTTCTAATTAATCCTTGTACTTGCACCTCTAATATGTGTCTGTCATCTACCAGATCTTTCTGCTGACTTTCTGCTATACTGTAGTTTTACTGCGTAAATTTGCAAAAGTTCAATTTCTTGTGCCTTTCAGGTGACGCACAGAATTGTTTTTCTAGTACTCCTTATGAATGCAAAGATCTAAATTGTGTGCCTACAGAGATCTAACTAGTACGAGATTGAGGGTTCACCATCTCTCAGTATTTTTAAACTAAACTATAGCTAGAAATATAGAGCTTGATCATGACATGTTTAGCATGTGTAAACTTGAAAAGCTATTTCATAAGAAAATCTCAAAGACCACATAGAACATTACTATACAATTTTGCATAAATTTCCCAGCAAGAGCTCATGCAAGTCGGAATAAACAAAACCGTCGGCACAAACTatcctttttatattttgaaatttggattaattaattatagtcACCTTCTACAGAATTAAATACACACAAGATTGACTATTCATATATATAGTCGCTCGTTTTTTTAATGCATGTAtatcttttatttatttgtggTTGAAACAACTCATGGATGACGATCGCCAGCATGATGAAATTAATGAATAATAATGAAAATTATAAATGGGCAGTATGGGTTGGAGATCAATGAATCATCAGCAACACTTGGATGGCTACAGAGAGCTAGCGATGCACCACGAGATTTGAAGGAAAAGATCCCGATAGTATACCTGCATATAGATACAGATATTGTAGGACAATCTCTTGTCGGAAGCAACTTGTTCTCTGTCTGTGAGCTGATATTTGGTCCCCTCTTCCTGGTGGAGTTCAAGAatacgaaaagaaaaaagatcagAGCTGGAGGCGCTTGTGAGCCACACGTTGAATGGATAAGCTAAGCTAGGTGCGTGCCAAATGACAAGAATTGTGTAACGAAATTATACAGGGATACATGACAATATATAGATGCAGAGTGTGTGCGTCTATAGCGCTCTACATATACTAAAAATTTCTTACAAACTTTTTACTGATGAAAAATCTCAACCGCTTGATTAAATCAACTGGAAGTTCTAAAAAGTCAAGAATTAATTGCAACATGACCCAATAGCATTAACTTGTACAAAGTTAGTACAAACAGTATAGTACGTATATCTTTTCCCATAATTTTTTTGGAGGAACCTACAATAAATTGATATTAAGAGAATTTGTACATCATATATATCATCTTATAGGTATATATACACTTTCTAACGACTGAAAAAATAAACAGCCTTAATAGAACTCATGGGCCGGGAATTATACTGATGGTCTAATTTGATCacaatggtttttttttgttgtaaaaggttttaaaatttttatggcATATATAACTAGTTATAACATCTCATCGATCCTTTCTCACCGTGTAAATGTGTAATGTTTTCATGTCAACTTACCTAAATCGATCCTTTCTCACTGCAGTCCCAATCAAAGCTAGCTAACTCTGCCAGATCTTTGGGTAGCTAGTGTGAGTTTGATTAGCTAGCTGCAGGCTGCACGGACGAGTGTACTGAGACATGTTGAGTAAGCAAACATGTACGCATGGCCGGGCCAAGCTTGCACTGGAGGCAAATTAAGaagagtttcttttttttttccttgtggtTTTCTCTTATGTTTTGAGACATGTAGTATAGTTACTATCCtgtaaaagaagaagaaaaaattgTGGCCTTGCCTTTGAGGCTTGGACCGCGGCCGGATAGTGAGTGTGTACGATGCATCCATACTAGAACTCTGTCTCTCGACtaatcatttttttcaaaacaaactCCACTAAAAGTCTAgaaccatatatatatgtaaggaaaaagtccatatatatatatatatatatatatatatatatatatatatatatatatatatatatatatatatatatatatatatatatatatatatatatatatatatatatatatatatatatatatatataccattctctgaacatgtcaaaatatgcagGAGTAGGAGCAAATATAGCCGGCACAAGGAAAGAGATTGATGGAGTTTCGTCCCTCGGCAGGCAAaacatgtgtgtatatatgcagCTGCAGGAGAGCAAAGCTCAAAGCCAAAACTAGGCCGGTTTGTCAACTGTTACAGGTGGGCAGGGTTTTCGTTTGTAGCTGAAGCCTTTGAAGGCCAGGTTTGACTTTGCTGTGGTTGGCCGCTGGACGGCCGGGTCGTCAGGCAACCTATAGCCTTGACACGGTCTTCACCAATCGAAGCACTGCACACCGACCGGTTCGTCGTCATAACGTCCCAgcatcgatggatggatcgatcgatctgtccAATATTCTTTTATTCATTCACTCATCACTCATCCACCGAGCTAGCTACTGGGGTCACTGCGAATAGTCGTATGCCGACTTCATTATATTACCCTCGCCATCACTTTGCTTTCAGAGTTTCAGTGATCTACTTTTACGGTCATTCTCAAGCATAGAGATTTTGTTGGCTACGGAGTAATCGTGATGGAGTAAATTTATCATTTATGGCGCTAGCGATTTATCAGGTcagttgttcttttttttttaatctgtcATACTCTATAGGCTATGTAGTAAGGTTGTGTTCCTACGTGCAACTTTGTTTTAGCTTTTCGCTGGTTCGTAAAATGAGCTGAGCAACAATTCTTTCTTAGTTAATGTTTATTGTTATGTAATATATGATAAAATgaaatatttaaaattagaaAGGTGAAATAAATAAGATATGGCTCGTTAACGAGCCTAACGAGGGCTACTCTTTTAGTTTATTAAGGCCAACGAGCCGAGTGAAACTGGCTCGTTAAGATATCGAGCTTAAATTAAACTGAGCCTTAACGCGAgccgagctagctagcttgttatCCAGTATCCACCTCTAACCaagaagaaaataattttattttattaatagatccaagaataaaaaatagtaatcataaaattatatatataatctatgcTAACATTTCATTTGTTTCACTACTTATTTTGTTAATTTAATAAtattgaaattcgaaattaataaCTAGACAATTCAGAATTAAGATATATCGATTAGTACAATGTTTGGAGTCTAAACTATAGTTTTTCACTAATAGAAGTAATAATTATGCAATTTAAAATTAGTGACtttaaattttggaattaataaGTATTGTTGGAACAAAATCCAACAACAATACAAAGTGTTAGAAACATTTGGGGTGGAGGAAAGGAGTAGTGTAAGATGCAGCTAACCAAGAGACTTCTCGGTAGCAGAAAACTCCATTATACGGTATAACTGTTGACCCGAAAAACACACATTAATTGGCCTGGGAggtctgcttagctcctgtgcaggtctaAAAGTTGATGAGATgagggcgtgccagtcagttattctgcaactgacaagatatcaGTAGATCAAATTGCTGATCGGCTgagaagccgatggagtagttccaacCAATGCCGATTCCAGCCGATATCGATatcagccgatagcgatagggttttgagttatcggctatatgtcaaatgtatataatgatatgaaggcaatcgactgatgataatataatatagcaatataatccagtagaaaccaatcggctaacaatgacatgatagaataagcactgatccgacgGCTAAAGcgtacatcggctggaggtctgatgtcatgaaatccacaagattagattaaatagtgaaacctttgttgcgatcggctaaacccaacttgtatgtaatccttataagccgatgcaacgtccagataacttatcggctagcaccccgataaaacactagcatgaacctatcggctttaCAAGATTCATATTATCAATAACAATATggtaggtcgaacctaaccgatgcagcacgagattgtatatgataatctaatactcgatgagccgatagatctatctaatgtgatggatatgacaaatctatttagaacaacattatgattgtagagatatatcggttaagacagaagatcggacctaaccgagacagttccaactaaaccgatgcgtcaCTAAAAACAATgtaattagagatagaattgagatatcaggtaggcaaatatatcaaccaaaccagagcgatccaagagatcgaagcgatgcagccttgaacaacaccaatgtagccaacagattcaccagggccggcggaacgtaggacttacccctttgccggagatcgaaagccgatgcagccccgcgttaggtgccaagttccgtcggatgataagtaaaaacctcggtaaaaagggtggcgatgcaccgagagTAGTTtttattgatcgagagattgatagattacaatgaccccgggtgaacatatttatacccatagggagataccagtccttgtcggacaagaaataAACtaaggataaaaaggaaaagataaaatccttataggacactaaacacactttcctaaagataaaaggaaactaacaaactattcctaattaatagataacttgctaTGCCGCAtactctttgaactcggtctcttctggataagattcctttagtagatcaatttccttaatcgaatatagcaagaatccgacaactgacgacttgataactctcatcggctaatctcaggacttcgaagccgatgatTACTCTAGGCTTACCAAATTTACATTATTGCTTCTAACCAATGACCTTATTACCTTAAGACATTCGGGCAGCTTGTctagctgacaggtggggccctcTTGAGGGCGCTCTATTACAAGCACTAGATGTTTAAACTAGGTCCATCATGATGATGGGCCAACTAACTATCCAGGAAACCTGAGCTGGATTCTTGAGCTTTTTGAGGTCTTCAAGGCCTCGAAGTGAGGCGGACGGTTGGTGGGAGCATTGAATGCTTCCAATCTTTGTTACTAGTTAAACCGAAGTCCTTGAGGTTCAGTTCCCTTGTCCTcaatccatctagaagccattcGAGAGGTTGGCATCGAAAGCACTTGggggctgtttggttcccaGCCACACTTTACCATTACTTGCCAACAAAAGTTGCCACATCTTGCCTAAGGTGAGGTGATCAAATTGTTAGCCACAACTTACTAAGCCTAAgggaatcttgccacacttttttgagctattgacacgtgggacccaattTGTTGGAGGGGAATCTTGCCACGACTGTGGCTACAACCAAACACCTGTCAAATTTGCCTAACCTTAGGCGTGGCAAACTGTGGCAAAGTGtggcttgcaaccaaacacacccttgatGCTGCAAAAAAGTGATACCTTACGACCCGCAGCCTTCACACCGGGCTCCACGGAGTGCCTCAGGCCTCTCCGGAGGATCCTTACTGTTAGAGCGGAGACAGCTAGCTAGGGGATCTCCTCTGGCCTTCCCCCAACAAGTACCAATTTACTTATAATTGGAATTTATATTCAGtatattgcttaattaatttaatatttttcaaaaaaatagaaTTAATAGGTACCCATCGATCTTACTCCATTTGCAGTCTCGGTTATAGCATATTAGCAATTTTGAGGATCTAATAATTAAGAAATTTGAAGTTAATAAATATCGACTTGAGGCTTTATTTTGGTTCATTTAGTAATGTGATTGCGCCAACGTGAGGTGCAAAGGCTGTAATGtttcttccattatctaaatatttgacatgtATAAAGTCAAAAGTTTGACATGTATAAAgtcacatcatcaagaaaataTTAGCCTTTGGATTTTTCTCATGCTTTGATCTCAACCATTCATGTCTCATGTTCATTTACAACCCACTTAATATAGTTATTACTGTAAATCTCAAAATCCATTAAAACCATACATGTCACCTAGATAAATTAATTATAGCCATTGAATTCTTCACATGTTTGGTACATAACAATTTGTGTGTAATATACACTCGCAATTCCACATCACCTATTATCAAGCTTAAAATATTGTCCTTTTACATATTATAAACTATTTTCTTCAATGTTTTTTaagtatttctaaatttttccaCTGCAATGCGATGGGTAACCACTAGTATAACATATTTGGTCACCGGCTCACCGCCTTCGAGTGATTTGACGGGGAACATCTTAAGTGAAAGTTGAGTAGTAAGCTATTCCATCAAAGATATCCTTTGCTCATTGCTCGGTGCTTTGGGTTTTATATTGTATTTGATATTTTACATGCTAGATCAACAATGAGGTTGGATGGCTATGGTTATTATTTGAGTTCTATTTGAGACCCTAAATTGGAGTCTACCCTTCCTCGTTATTGTAAAAGAGAAGGCAATAAACGGAAAGTCTAATGCGCGATCGATCACTACCACGATCGGGTAGCGATCAccacctctccccctccctccctccacatttccttttttggcaccgcattactttcctattttagtaaatttatgcacctaaagtttatacacctaaagtttatagacccaaagtttataaatgaaaagtttatatatccgattcaaatttaaatttgaattcaaatattttttatagtatttttatacatttaaagtttatatacctgtttatagacctaaagtttataagtcaaaagtttatatacccgtttcaaatttgaatttgaattatatccgattcaaatttgaatttgaattcaaatattttctatatatagtatttctatacatctaaagtttatacacctaaagtttatagatccaaagtttataagtcaaaagtttacatacccgattcaaatttgaatttgaattatatccgattcaaatttgaatttgaattcaaatattttctatatatagtatttctatacatctaaagtttatacacctaaagtttatagacccaaagtttataaatcaaaagtttacgtacccgattcaaatttaaatttgaattcaaattttttatatatagtatttctatacataaatttttttattttttttactgtagtaagaagagaagaagagtaggaagaagaggggagagagaagggggagtaGGGGGacgggcgggtgatcgctgggcATTAGGCGTGCCCGGCAATAAAGCACACTAGACTAGCTAGAGAGTCCTTAATTCAGATGCAAATACCAAATAATTGTTGTAACCTCGTTAGGAAACAGAGGTATCCAAGTACCCCAACATAACCTTATTATAGCATCGCAAGTAGCACAGCAGCAGTCGCAGCCTTGCATAGTACACTACTACGGTACACGCACACATGTTCCTTCTATTCTGGAACACTACACTAGCTAGAGCTTTGCATCAGTGCACGCACACACGCAGCAAAGCCCGAGTAAAGTGGCCAAGTACTAGGTCCTTACCCAGCTTGGAACGTTCCATCCTCCCAGCTTCTGAtcctctcctccatctcctctcTTCTGGTGTCACACGTGTATTATCTCTGGTTCTCGCTACATGCATGTCTCCAAGCTTgtcactctctctctttcacagggttcgttttttttccttttaaagaGAAGTCTTCACACCGTTTTTTTTTAAGCGAATGCATGGAGGCTCTGCTGCTCGATCGGTTTCTCCATGGGCTGATGTACTGGGAATGGTcgatcacaagttcacaacccaGACATGGGCTCTTTGAGCTAGTTCCTCGGCCCAACAGGAAGATCCATAGCCGGTTCCTCCATAGCCCGCTAGTACATCGCGCAAAATTTGCGGGGGAATCAAACCAATCTCACTTCACTTGCATGGTttggagcatctccaacagaatGGCCAAATGGCTCTCCAAGCCAAAATTTGGCTAACTTGGGTAAAAAATGTGCTCCAACAGACTTGCTAACTGGATGGCCAAGCTATTTGGCTGGCTAAATTCCTCACCACACTAGCCAAAGTTGGCCAGCCAGGAGGGCTCG of the Oryza sativa Japonica Group chromosome 2, ASM3414082v1 genome contains:
- the LOC4329439 gene encoding uncharacterized protein is translated as MVGPIVIASAGLGMLAGVAMANRTMGGGGDGRQLPAASRWDARPRCATCGGSGRVDCLCNRWSDGDSGCRTCAGSGRMPCRSCGGSGTGRPLPARLIARGHHHHHNPPPSSAPGRGGDYS